Proteins from one Mycolicibacter virginiensis genomic window:
- a CDS encoding heavy metal translocating P-type ATPase — protein MVQTTGASTDTGPALSVVSAGAGRIRVHAPWFHFDAMRAVAIEDTVAKVAGVDTVHAYPRTASVVVWYSPERCDTAAILSAIADAEHIPAKSVPPRAPHSVDGRNPGLVQRILDWSSRTRSGGHADMVSQRSGEGSGGCCDHDTGQPGSQRLWGVAKLRRAAFSGVMLGASLVTAWLTPFGPVALGLKVVALAVGASTFVPSTAKRLAEGRLGVGTLMTTAALGAVGLGQVGEAAMLAFLFSVSEGLEEYAVARTRRGLRALLALVPDQATVLRDGVETEIATTELRVGDQMIVKAGERLATDGIIRAGHTALDISAITGESVPVEAGIGDEVFAGSINGSGVLQVQVTATVEDNSLARIVHIVEAEQARKGASQRLADRIARPLVPGIIMTGALIAGAGSVFGSPVVWIERALVVLVAASPCALAIAVPVTVVASIGAASKLGVLIKGGAALEALGAIGTVALDKTGTLTANRPVVIDVATTSAATREEVLAVAAALEARSEHPLAAAVLAAAQAPVAAASDVHAVPGAGLTGHLEGQAIRLGRPGWIDPANLADHVTHMQQAGATAVLVERGGQLLGAIAVRDELRPEATGVITGLRDRGYQVAMLTGDNPATAAALATQAGIQHIYAELRPEDKAALIAQLRAQRPTAMVGDGVNDAPALAAADLGIAMGAMGTDVAIETADVALMGQDLRHLPQALDHARRSRQIMLQNVGLSLTIITVLMPLAVFGTLGLATVVLVHELAEVVVIANGMRAGRLKPLSGQHKTPDGRRATEVSASMQVAKTKRV, from the coding sequence ATCGTGCAGACTACTGGAGCGTCCACCGATACCGGGCCCGCACTGAGCGTAGTGTCCGCGGGCGCCGGACGGATACGTGTGCATGCGCCCTGGTTTCACTTCGACGCGATGCGAGCTGTCGCGATCGAGGACACGGTCGCCAAGGTGGCCGGTGTGGATACCGTCCACGCCTACCCCCGCACGGCGTCCGTGGTGGTCTGGTATTCGCCCGAGCGCTGCGACACCGCGGCCATCTTGTCGGCGATCGCCGACGCCGAGCACATCCCTGCGAAGTCGGTGCCCCCGCGGGCACCGCACTCGGTCGATGGGCGCAACCCCGGTCTGGTGCAGCGAATTCTCGACTGGAGCTCGCGGACGCGATCAGGTGGGCACGCTGACATGGTTTCCCAACGGTCAGGGGAAGGAAGCGGCGGCTGCTGTGACCACGACACCGGCCAGCCCGGGTCGCAGCGGCTGTGGGGCGTCGCCAAGCTGCGGCGAGCCGCGTTCTCCGGGGTGATGCTGGGCGCCTCACTGGTGACGGCGTGGCTGACTCCATTCGGGCCGGTGGCACTGGGATTGAAAGTCGTGGCGCTCGCGGTGGGTGCTTCGACGTTTGTGCCTTCAACCGCTAAGCGACTGGCCGAGGGCCGCCTCGGTGTCGGCACGTTGATGACCACCGCCGCGCTCGGCGCGGTCGGACTCGGTCAGGTCGGTGAGGCCGCCATGCTGGCGTTTTTGTTCTCGGTTAGCGAGGGCCTGGAGGAATACGCGGTGGCCCGCACCCGTCGCGGCCTGCGCGCCCTGCTGGCGCTGGTGCCGGACCAGGCCACCGTACTGCGCGACGGTGTCGAAACCGAGATCGCCACAACCGAACTGCGCGTCGGCGATCAGATGATTGTCAAAGCCGGGGAACGCCTGGCCACCGACGGCATTATTCGTGCCGGGCACACCGCCCTAGACATCTCGGCGATCACCGGCGAATCGGTGCCGGTAGAGGCCGGAATCGGTGATGAGGTGTTCGCCGGGTCGATCAACGGGTCCGGAGTGCTGCAGGTTCAGGTCACCGCCACCGTTGAGGACAACTCGCTGGCGCGAATCGTGCACATCGTGGAAGCCGAACAAGCCCGCAAAGGCGCCAGCCAACGCCTGGCCGACCGCATCGCGCGGCCGCTGGTGCCCGGCATCATCATGACCGGGGCGCTGATCGCCGGGGCCGGCAGCGTCTTCGGTAGCCCGGTGGTCTGGATCGAACGCGCACTGGTGGTGCTGGTCGCAGCCTCCCCATGCGCGCTCGCCATCGCGGTACCCGTCACCGTCGTAGCGAGCATCGGCGCCGCTTCCAAACTCGGCGTACTCATCAAGGGCGGCGCCGCGCTGGAGGCCCTGGGCGCCATCGGCACCGTCGCCCTGGACAAAACCGGAACGTTGACCGCCAACCGGCCGGTCGTCATCGACGTCGCCACCACCAGTGCCGCCACCCGCGAGGAGGTGCTGGCGGTGGCGGCCGCGCTCGAGGCCCGCAGTGAACACCCCCTGGCCGCGGCCGTGCTCGCCGCTGCCCAAGCGCCGGTGGCCGCCGCGAGTGACGTGCATGCCGTTCCTGGGGCTGGGCTGACCGGCCACCTCGAGGGGCAAGCCATCCGACTGGGACGGCCTGGCTGGATCGACCCCGCCAACCTTGCCGATCACGTGACGCACATGCAACAAGCCGGGGCCACAGCGGTTCTCGTCGAACGCGGTGGACAGCTGCTCGGTGCCATCGCCGTCCGCGACGAATTACGTCCAGAAGCCACCGGGGTCATCACCGGACTGCGCGACCGCGGCTACCAGGTCGCGATGCTCACCGGCGACAACCCTGCCACCGCTGCGGCGCTGGCCACCCAAGCTGGAATCCAGCACATTTATGCCGAACTGCGCCCCGAAGACAAGGCTGCCCTGATTGCACAACTGCGCGCCCAGCGGCCCACCGCGATGGTCGGCGACGGCGTCAACGATGCACCTGCCCTAGCCGCCGCCGACCTCGGAATCGCAATGGGTGCCATGGGAACCGACGTCGCGATCGAAACCGCCGACGTCGCCCTGATGGGCCAAGACCTGCGTCACCTGCCCCAAGCACTAGACCACGCCCGACGCTCCCGGCAGATCATGCTGCAAAACGTCGGGCTATCGCTGACAATCATCACAGTGCTGATGCCGCTGGCGGTGTTCGGAACCCTCGGCCTGGCTACCGTCGTGTTGGTCCACGAACTTGCCGAAGTGGTCGTCATCGCCAACGGTATGCGCGCCGGGCGCCTCAAACCCCTCTCGGGGCAACACAAGACACCCGACGGCCGCAGGGCGACTGAAGTTAGCGCCAGCATGCAAGTCGCCAAGACAAAGCGTGTTTAG
- the arsM gene encoding arsenite methyltransferase: MTTDHNELRDQVRASYGAAATAIGGGATNSEVLTAASCCGSSDSAEIGTIFGAGLYDADEHSAIPADALAASLGCGNPTAVADLHPGERVLDLGSGGGIDVLLSARRVGPNGFAYGVDMTDEMLALAEENKAKAGAANVEFRKGTIEDIPLPDAAVDVVISNCVINLSADKPAVLAEMFRVLVPGGRIGISDVVAEDHLSAAERAERGSYVGCIAGALSRQEYLDGLAAAGFVDASVTFTHQVAEGMHGAIIRATKPAASSD, translated from the coding sequence ATGACCACCGACCACAACGAACTGCGCGATCAGGTCCGGGCCAGCTACGGTGCGGCCGCCACCGCGATCGGCGGCGGCGCCACCAACAGCGAGGTGCTGACCGCGGCGAGCTGCTGCGGGTCCAGCGATTCGGCCGAAATCGGCACCATCTTCGGCGCCGGCCTCTACGACGCCGACGAGCACTCCGCTATTCCCGCCGACGCACTCGCAGCCAGCCTGGGCTGCGGCAACCCGACCGCGGTCGCCGACCTACACCCCGGTGAACGCGTGCTCGACCTCGGGTCTGGCGGCGGCATCGACGTGTTGTTGTCGGCCCGCCGGGTGGGTCCGAACGGGTTTGCCTACGGAGTCGACATGACCGATGAAATGCTGGCCCTCGCAGAGGAGAACAAAGCCAAGGCCGGCGCCGCCAACGTCGAGTTCCGCAAGGGCACCATCGAGGACATCCCGCTGCCCGACGCCGCCGTCGACGTGGTGATCTCCAACTGCGTGATCAACCTGTCCGCCGACAAACCCGCCGTGCTCGCCGAGATGTTCCGCGTCCTGGTCCCAGGAGGGCGGATCGGGATCTCCGACGTCGTCGCCGAAGACCACCTCAGCGCGGCCGAGCGCGCCGAACGCGGCTCCTACGTCGGCTGCATCGCCGGGGCACTGTCCCGCCAGGAGTATCTGGACGGACTGGCCGCGGCCGGATTCGTCGATGCCTCAGTGACGTTCACCCACCAGGTGGCCGAAGGAATGCACGGCGCGATCATCCGCGCCACCAAACCCGCCGCATCGTCTGACTGA
- a CDS encoding DUF1490 family protein, producing MNEQKGLAVASHGLMARAAGTVFTGLVGVSAYEILRKAVGTAPVHRAAVTATEWGLRGTRRAEVAAESARLKVADVVAEARERIGEDAAAPVGAKTDDDDCC from the coding sequence ATGAACGAACAGAAGGGGTTAGCAGTGGCTTCACATGGACTCATGGCTAGAGCGGCCGGGACGGTATTCACCGGGCTGGTCGGGGTGAGCGCCTACGAAATACTGCGCAAGGCCGTGGGAACCGCTCCGGTGCACCGAGCCGCGGTCACCGCAACCGAGTGGGGTCTGCGCGGAACCCGACGCGCAGAAGTGGCAGCAGAGTCGGCCCGGCTGAAAGTCGCCGACGTGGTCGCCGAGGCCCGCGAACGCATCGGCGAGGATGCCGCTGCGCCGGTTGGCGCCAAGACCGACGATGACGACTGCTGCTGA
- a CDS encoding CGNR zinc finger domain-containing protein, producing the protein MEIVAAGPVDEALLLDLLNSTPVIDGVPHDEFDDQASAQAWLTAHGIALTGGQLQELREVRDALQAVVRGELAPQTLQPFLHGVALFPVMSDDGIAWTLSARENSEAVARVILAWDGLRISSPGRLRPCANSECQLFLIDRSKPNTARWCSMAICGNRMKARRHYQRSKTTATE; encoded by the coding sequence GTGGAAATTGTTGCGGCTGGGCCCGTCGATGAGGCCCTGCTCCTGGACCTGCTCAACAGCACTCCGGTCATCGATGGCGTGCCACACGATGAGTTCGACGATCAGGCCAGCGCGCAGGCCTGGCTGACCGCGCACGGCATCGCGCTCACCGGGGGGCAGCTTCAGGAACTCCGTGAGGTCCGGGACGCGTTGCAGGCGGTGGTGCGTGGCGAGCTGGCACCGCAGACCTTGCAGCCATTCCTCCACGGCGTTGCGCTATTCCCTGTCATGTCTGACGACGGCATCGCCTGGACCTTGTCCGCGCGCGAGAACTCCGAAGCCGTCGCGCGCGTAATACTCGCGTGGGACGGCCTACGGATCTCCAGTCCCGGCCGGCTGCGCCCCTGCGCCAACTCCGAATGCCAGCTGTTCCTGATCGATCGCAGCAAGCCCAACACTGCCCGGTGGTGCTCGATGGCCATCTGCGGCAACCGCATGAAAGCGCGCCGGCACTACCAGCGGAGCAAAACCACGGCCACCGAGTGA
- a CDS encoding ArsR/SmtB family transcription factor → MPATVTSPTDRDDSGSLAACCSPIIDGVLDAVAAERLAGVLKALAEPTRLRLVSLIAGHEGAQACVCDLTTPVGLSQPTVSHHLKILVEAGLLERTQRGKWAYYRLVPATLDVLGGVFARASHR, encoded by the coding sequence ATGCCCGCCACGGTCACGTCCCCAACCGATCGCGATGACTCGGGCAGTCTTGCGGCGTGCTGCAGCCCGATCATTGACGGCGTGCTGGACGCGGTGGCCGCCGAGCGACTGGCTGGCGTGCTTAAGGCGCTGGCCGAGCCGACCCGGCTGCGGCTGGTGTCGCTGATTGCGGGCCATGAGGGCGCCCAGGCGTGTGTGTGCGACCTGACCACCCCGGTGGGGCTATCCCAGCCGACCGTATCGCACCACCTCAAAATCCTGGTCGAGGCCGGCCTGCTGGAACGCACTCAGCGCGGCAAATGGGCCTACTACCGGTTAGTGCCCGCCACCCTGGATGTGCTCGGCGGGGTGTTCGCCCGCGCCAGCCACCGGTGA
- a CDS encoding ATP-binding protein, giving the protein MAAVNTFAPVSQLEDRRQPTTTLEGWRRFVDADPPEFTLLPDAQWSALSETERTSYNEARVAHHSELVVVTTSAIQRITNEGRLLTLLNQREIGARRGLIISGAAATGKTTAVKQLGRFHELRIRTRFADKSRIPVVYVTAPPKGSPRKLAMEFARFLGLPPMQPRMNVTDIADAVCQVLIDARTDIVIVDEIHNLNLDTRAGEELSDHLKYFTEHLPATFVYAGIDVELSGVFTGTRGRQLAGRCGVINTSPFPYAGEWKSLVAAMEGTLRLHCHNAGTLVAEAKYLHQRTGGMIGSLAHLIRSAAIRSMLDETESGTRDLMDTVLIDYAAQTSAQRHAS; this is encoded by the coding sequence GTGGCGGCTGTGAACACGTTTGCGCCGGTGAGCCAACTCGAGGACCGGCGCCAACCCACCACCACGCTGGAGGGTTGGCGCCGTTTCGTTGATGCAGACCCGCCCGAGTTCACCCTGCTGCCCGATGCGCAGTGGAGCGCCCTGTCGGAGACCGAGCGGACCAGCTACAACGAAGCCCGTGTAGCGCACCACAGTGAACTGGTTGTGGTCACCACGTCGGCGATCCAGCGCATCACCAACGAAGGCCGGCTGTTGACCCTGCTCAACCAACGCGAGATCGGCGCCCGGCGCGGGCTGATCATTTCCGGGGCGGCCGCGACCGGGAAGACCACCGCGGTCAAACAGCTCGGCCGGTTTCACGAACTGCGGATCCGGACACGATTCGCCGACAAGTCCCGGATCCCGGTCGTCTACGTGACCGCGCCGCCGAAAGGCTCGCCGCGCAAACTCGCGATGGAGTTCGCCCGATTTCTGGGCCTTCCGCCGATGCAACCGCGGATGAATGTCACCGACATCGCCGACGCCGTCTGCCAGGTCCTCATCGACGCCCGCACCGACATCGTGATCGTCGACGAGATCCACAACCTCAACCTCGATACCCGCGCCGGCGAGGAACTGTCCGATCACCTGAAGTACTTCACCGAACACCTACCTGCCACCTTCGTTTACGCGGGCATCGACGTGGAGCTCTCCGGGGTGTTCACTGGCACCCGCGGGCGCCAGTTGGCCGGGCGTTGCGGGGTGATCAACACCAGCCCGTTCCCGTATGCCGGGGAATGGAAGTCGTTGGTGGCCGCGATGGAAGGCACGCTGCGGTTGCACTGCCACAACGCCGGAACGCTGGTCGCCGAGGCCAAGTACCTGCATCAACGCACCGGCGGCATGATCGGAAGCCTGGCGCACCTGATCCGCTCGGCGGCGATCCGCAGCATGCTCGACGAAACCGAGAGCGGCACCCGAGATCTGATGGACACCGTGCTCATCGACTACGCGGCCCAAACATCGGCGCAACGCCATGCGAGCTGA
- a CDS encoding DUF2182 domain-containing protein produces MPGRSWTDVWLPAVLLSVAGVGWWWSVVSARGMGGDTMTMDGDSGMSMGGQSPMSFSAFLIAWVAMMAAMMLPAVVPVVRSYARAAAAPALIFVAGYLALWSATGIPAFVAWSHFTGPVAHGSGWAGRLAGAVAVAAGLYQLTPLKATCLRHCRWPMPLSLPPGQRPDYGLARALVAGGRYGMFCLGSCWMLFVLLIALGTMQLAWMLSLSVVIWLERTAPFGDRVRRWTAATLVVVGVALLVHPAFVSHLV; encoded by the coding sequence GTGCCCGGGCGGTCATGGACCGATGTGTGGTTGCCGGCAGTCCTGCTGAGTGTGGCAGGGGTGGGCTGGTGGTGGTCGGTGGTCAGCGCCCGCGGCATGGGCGGCGACACAATGACCATGGACGGCGACTCAGGAATGTCCATGGGGGGCCAGTCACCGATGTCGTTCTCCGCGTTCCTCATCGCGTGGGTGGCCATGATGGCGGCGATGATGCTTCCCGCGGTCGTGCCCGTGGTTCGCTCCTACGCCCGCGCCGCCGCGGCTCCGGCGCTCATCTTCGTCGCCGGATATTTGGCGCTGTGGAGCGCCACCGGCATCCCTGCCTTTGTCGCGTGGAGCCACTTCACTGGACCGGTGGCGCACGGATCTGGGTGGGCCGGCCGCCTGGCCGGCGCGGTGGCCGTCGCCGCCGGGCTGTATCAGCTCACACCGCTGAAGGCGACCTGCCTGCGGCACTGCCGCTGGCCGATGCCGTTGTCTCTGCCGCCCGGCCAGCGCCCCGACTACGGTCTGGCACGGGCGCTTGTTGCCGGCGGCCGCTACGGCATGTTTTGCCTAGGCAGTTGCTGGATGCTGTTCGTACTCCTGATCGCCCTCGGCACCATGCAATTGGCGTGGATGCTGTCGCTTTCGGTGGTGATCTGGCTGGAGAGAACGGCCCCCTTCGGCGACCGGGTCAGGCGCTGGACAGCGGCGACGCTCGTAGTTGTTGGCGTTGCGCTGCTGGTGCATCCCGCATTTGTCAGCCACCTCGTCTAA
- a CDS encoding heavy metal-responsive transcriptional regulator: protein MQIGELAKLSNTSAKTIRFYEDSGLLPPPARTASGYRDYGPEFVDRLRFIHRGQAAGLTLQKVRQILAIHDRGEVPCGHVRQVLSTRLDQVRAQIAELVALEGHLQTLLDYAAHAAPTEHDQSTVCWILESDLDAEVPVDLSRPRDETAGAGGG from the coding sequence ATGCAGATCGGCGAGCTTGCGAAACTCAGTAACACCAGCGCGAAAACCATTCGCTTCTACGAAGACTCGGGGTTGCTGCCGCCTCCGGCGCGCACGGCGTCGGGGTATCGCGACTATGGGCCCGAGTTCGTGGACCGGCTGCGGTTCATCCATCGAGGCCAAGCGGCGGGGCTGACCTTGCAGAAGGTGCGCCAGATCCTGGCGATCCACGACCGGGGCGAGGTGCCGTGCGGGCACGTGCGACAAGTCCTTAGTACCCGTCTCGACCAAGTCCGCGCGCAGATCGCCGAACTTGTCGCCCTCGAAGGCCACTTGCAGACCCTTCTCGACTACGCGGCGCACGCCGCGCCCACCGAACACGACCAGTCCACGGTGTGCTGGATTTTGGAAAGCGACCTGGATGCCGAGGTCCCCGTCGACCTCAGCCGTCCCCGCGACGAGACAGCGGGCGCCGGTGGCGGATAG
- a CDS encoding alpha/beta fold hydrolase has translation MVSSTEHRYATVGGRRLFYREAGSAGAPAIVLLHGFPTSSYMFRDLIGRLADDYHVIAPDYLGFGYSDMPLITEFDYTFDNLAELTQGLLDHLGLVRYAIYVQDYGAPIGWRLALSRPESISAIITQNGNGYDEGFVEDFWRTVWAYQHEQTAATEAAIRTALDVESIKWQYLTGAPDESLVSPDTWTLDAALLARPGNDEIQLKLFRDYATNPPMYPALHDYLRTSGVPVLAVWGRDDPIFGLEGARAFARDARNPEIHLLDGGHFLLETAADEVAELIKGFLRRRGSDTPSRNN, from the coding sequence ATGGTTTCTTCTACCGAGCACCGGTACGCCACGGTCGGCGGGCGACGCTTGTTCTACCGAGAGGCGGGAAGCGCCGGCGCGCCCGCGATCGTTCTGCTGCACGGCTTTCCGACAAGTTCGTACATGTTCCGGGATCTGATCGGCCGCCTGGCGGACGACTACCACGTGATCGCCCCGGACTACCTGGGCTTCGGCTATTCGGACATGCCGTTGATCACCGAATTCGACTACACCTTCGACAACCTCGCGGAACTCACCCAGGGGCTGTTGGATCACCTCGGGCTGGTGCGCTACGCGATCTACGTCCAGGACTACGGAGCGCCGATCGGCTGGCGGCTGGCGCTGAGCCGGCCAGAATCCATCAGCGCGATCATCACGCAGAACGGCAACGGCTACGACGAGGGCTTCGTCGAGGACTTCTGGAGGACCGTCTGGGCCTACCAGCATGAGCAGACCGCGGCGACCGAGGCGGCCATCCGCACAGCGCTGGATGTCGAGTCGATCAAATGGCAGTACCTGACCGGCGCACCGGATGAGTCCTTGGTCAGCCCGGACACCTGGACCTTGGATGCGGCGCTACTGGCCCGCCCGGGCAATGACGAGATCCAGCTCAAACTGTTCCGCGACTACGCCACCAACCCGCCGATGTATCCGGCATTGCACGACTACCTGCGCACCAGCGGAGTTCCAGTGCTGGCCGTTTGGGGACGAGACGACCCGATCTTCGGCCTGGAGGGGGCTCGGGCGTTCGCCAGGGACGCGCGCAACCCCGAAATTCATCTACTCGACGGCGGCCACTTCTTACTGGAGACCGCCGCCGACGAAGTCGCCGAGTTGATCAAAGGCTTCCTGCGCCGGAGGGGCAGCGACACCCCTAGTCGAAACAACTAA
- a CDS encoding zinc-binding alcohol dehydrogenase family protein, which produces MTTTKTPALPTAPAAVREAAGGPTMRAIILDGFGDLDVLTYTDIPKPLPKQGEVVIRVKGFGINHAEMHMRRGEWAEAAEVSGIECVGIVEACPGGEFPVGAKVAALMGGLGRTINGSYAQFTRVRAENVALIEAELPWDQLAALPETYATAWTCLFRNLDLTAGQTVVIRGATSSFGQAAVKLAVEAGARVIATTRNRNRFGLLASLGVDRAELEIPDLSAHIAEAKHIDAVLDLVGNSTILDSLNMLRRGGTACLAGWLGGLDPIADFNPLLQMASGVNLSFFGSFVFGTPGFALADVPLQDIADKVRDGRLQAAPSRVFSFDQIREAHRVMEAGEAGGKMVVLVD; this is translated from the coding sequence ATGACTACCACCAAGACGCCGGCTCTCCCCACTGCGCCCGCGGCGGTGCGAGAAGCCGCAGGCGGCCCGACCATGCGGGCCATCATTCTCGACGGGTTCGGCGACCTCGACGTCTTGACCTACACCGACATCCCCAAGCCGCTGCCGAAACAGGGTGAGGTCGTGATCAGGGTCAAGGGATTCGGCATCAATCACGCCGAAATGCACATGCGTCGCGGCGAGTGGGCCGAGGCCGCCGAAGTCAGTGGTATCGAATGCGTCGGCATCGTCGAGGCCTGCCCGGGAGGTGAATTCCCGGTTGGCGCCAAAGTCGCGGCGTTGATGGGCGGACTCGGCCGCACCATCAACGGCAGCTATGCCCAGTTCACTCGGGTGCGCGCGGAGAACGTCGCGCTGATAGAGGCGGAACTGCCGTGGGATCAGTTGGCCGCGCTGCCGGAAACCTACGCCACCGCATGGACCTGTCTGTTTCGCAACCTCGACCTGACGGCCGGGCAGACCGTCGTGATCCGCGGGGCGACATCGTCTTTCGGTCAGGCGGCGGTGAAGCTGGCCGTGGAGGCCGGTGCACGGGTGATCGCCACCACCCGCAACCGGAACCGGTTTGGCCTGCTGGCTTCCCTCGGGGTCGACCGCGCCGAGCTCGAGATCCCCGATCTGAGTGCACACATCGCCGAGGCCAAGCACATCGACGCCGTCCTCGACCTCGTGGGCAACAGCACCATCCTTGACTCCCTGAACATGCTGCGCCGGGGCGGCACGGCGTGTTTGGCCGGCTGGCTCGGAGGACTGGATCCGATCGCTGACTTCAACCCATTGCTGCAGATGGCCAGCGGAGTCAACCTGAGCTTCTTCGGAAGCTTCGTGTTTGGCACTCCCGGTTTTGCGCTAGCGGATGTCCCGCTGCAAGACATCGCCGACAAGGTGCGCGATGGACGCCTGCAAGCCGCGCCCTCCCGTGTCTTCTCCTTCGACCAGATCCGCGAAGCACACCGCGTCATGGAAGCCGGCGAAGCCGGAGGCAAAATGGTGGTATTGGTCGACTGA
- the cmtR gene encoding Cd(II)/Pb(II)-sensing metalloregulatory transcriptional regulator CmtR has product MLTCERRESALARLGRALADPTRCRILVALLDGVCYPGQLAAHLELTRSNVSNHLSCLRGCGLVIATYEGRQVRYALADSHLARALGELVQVVLAVDTDQPCADEHVMSAAAELPVGR; this is encoded by the coding sequence ATGCTGACGTGTGAGAGGCGGGAATCGGCGCTGGCCCGGCTGGGCCGGGCGCTGGCGGACCCGACACGGTGCCGGATTCTGGTGGCCCTACTAGACGGGGTGTGCTATCCGGGCCAGCTGGCTGCACACCTGGAGTTGACGCGGTCGAATGTGTCCAATCACCTGTCGTGTTTGCGGGGCTGTGGGCTGGTCATCGCCACCTATGAGGGTCGGCAGGTTCGCTATGCGCTGGCCGACAGCCACCTCGCCCGGGCCTTGGGCGAATTGGTCCAGGTTGTTCTCGCGGTGGATACCGACCAACCCTGTGCCGACGAGCACGTCATGTCGGCAGCAGCCGAGCTACCCGTTGGTCGATGA
- a CDS encoding SDR family oxidoreductase, with translation MKIAVAGGTGKTGRKVVEHLHSQGHHPVILARAHGVDLLENTGIDAALDGVEAIIDVVDFATMNAKKAQASFGAATANLLAAAQRHGVRHHVALSIIGIDRATSGYYQGKLRQEELVKAGAVPWTILRAAQFHEFADQVLAQVPGPIALVPKMKSQPIAVSEVAAHLCGLATGEPQQMAPELAGPRVESVVDMVRQLVRHRGQHRPVIGLRIPGAAGKGMANGALLPTQPGPRGHQTYAEWLAALTPDNR, from the coding sequence ATGAAGATCGCGGTTGCCGGCGGTACCGGCAAGACCGGACGCAAGGTGGTCGAGCATCTCCACAGCCAGGGCCACCACCCGGTGATCCTCGCCCGCGCGCACGGGGTCGACCTCCTGGAAAACACCGGAATCGACGCCGCGCTCGACGGTGTCGAAGCCATCATCGATGTCGTCGACTTCGCGACCATGAACGCCAAGAAGGCACAGGCCTCCTTCGGCGCAGCCACCGCCAATCTGCTGGCCGCCGCGCAGCGCCATGGAGTTCGCCACCACGTCGCACTCTCGATCATCGGTATCGACCGGGCGACCAGCGGCTACTACCAAGGCAAGCTGCGGCAAGAGGAGCTGGTGAAAGCCGGTGCCGTCCCATGGACGATTCTGCGGGCCGCCCAATTTCACGAATTCGCCGACCAAGTCCTGGCACAGGTACCCGGCCCGATCGCCCTGGTGCCGAAAATGAAATCGCAACCCATCGCGGTCAGCGAAGTCGCCGCTCACCTGTGCGGCCTGGCGACCGGCGAACCGCAGCAGATGGCACCCGAACTCGCCGGCCCCCGCGTGGAATCGGTCGTCGACATGGTTCGCCAGTTGGTCCGGCACCGTGGGCAGCACCGGCCGGTCATCGGACTGCGTATTCCCGGTGCGGCTGGGAAGGGCATGGCCAACGGCGCGCTGCTGCCGACCCAGCCGGGACCCCGCGGCCACCAAACCTATGCCGAGTGGCTGGCCGCGCTCACACCGGACAACAGGTAA
- a CDS encoding DUF1490 family protein, which produces MRKGVFAMVRQGVLGKAAPPVSHAVAFAAYAALHTALAKAPWRKATVKATAWGLRVARTTERKTRETAERARLTVADVLAEAVESLGEEVPPPAAADATRMTTSEPDDADR; this is translated from the coding sequence ATGAGGAAGGGAGTGTTCGCGATGGTGCGGCAGGGAGTATTGGGAAAGGCGGCGCCGCCGGTGAGCCACGCGGTGGCGTTTGCGGCCTATGCGGCGCTGCACACGGCATTGGCGAAGGCTCCGTGGCGCAAGGCAACGGTCAAGGCTACCGCCTGGGGTCTGCGCGTTGCGCGAACGACCGAGCGCAAGACCAGGGAGACCGCCGAGCGGGCTCGCTTGACGGTGGCCGACGTGCTGGCCGAGGCGGTCGAAAGCCTCGGGGAGGAAGTCCCACCGCCAGCGGCGGCCGACGCGACCCGGATGACAACCAGTGAGCCTGATGATGCTGACCGCTGA